A segment of the Streptococcus dysgalactiae subsp. dysgalactiae genome:
CAGCCCAATTTTATTCCCCAGCTAAGCTTATCATGGTTGACCTGTCAGAATCACGTTTAGAAGCAGCTAAGCGCTTTGGAGCGACAGACACGATTTGCTCTGGGAACCTTGAAGTTATTGCTCAGAAAGTCAATGAATTAACTGATGGGCGAGGTGTTGACGTTGCAATTGAGTGTGTAGGATATCCAGCTACCTTTGATATTTGCCAAAAAATTGTTGCTATCGGTGGACATGTTTCTAACGTCGGAGTGCATGGAAAACCAGTGACTTTAGATTTACAGGATCTATGGATAAAAAATATTACAATGTCCACTGGTCTAGTGAATGCCAATACAACAGAGATGCTGCTGAATGTTTTGAAATCAGGCAAGATTGATGCGACTAAGATGGTAACACATCACTTTAAGTTATCGGAGATTGAAAAAGCGTACGAGGTCTTTAAAAACGCTGGTCCAAATAAGGCCCTTAAAGTTATTATTGAAAATGATATCACAGGTTAGTTGTAGAAACTTAGAGAAGGATTTTGTTTGTAATAATCAAAGAAAGGTTTCAACAACTTAACTAGTTAACTTAATTTTCAGAAAACTTTCGAAAATGAGTTGACAATAATTGTGAAAAGATATACAATCTTAATTGTAAACGATTACATAAGTAACAATTAAACATTAAAATATGGAGGACTTATATGAAAGCCGTAGTTGTTAATGAAGCTAGTACAGGTGTTGAAGTTGTTGATCATGAAATGCCATCAATTGGGCACGGAGAAGCACTTGTTAAAGTCGAATATTGTGGTGTTTGCCATACAGATTTGCACGTTGCACATGGCGATTTTGGACAAGTTCCTGGGCGTATTCTAGGCCACGAAGGAATTGGTATTGTTGAAGAAATTGGTGAAGGTGTAACCTCATTACAAGTTGGTGATCGCGTCTCTATTGCTTGGTTCTTTGAAGGTTGTGGTCATTGTGAATATTGTACGACTGGTCGTGAAACTCTCTGCCGTTCTGTTAAAAATGCAGGTTACAGTGTTGATGGAGGAATGAGCGAATATGCTGTCGTAACAGCTGATTACGCTGTAAAAGTCCCTAAAGGACTTGATCCTGCCCAAGCTTCATCAATCACATGTGCGGGTGTCACTACTTATAAAGCTATCAAAGAAGCGGGTGCCGCTCCAGGTCAATGGATTGTTATTTTTGGTGCTGGGGGGCTTGGAAACCTAGCTGTTCAATACGCTAAGAAAGTCTTTAATGCTCATGTTGTCGCAGTCGATATCAACAATGATAAATTAGAATTGGCTAAAGAAGTCGGTGCTGATATTGTGGTTAATGGCAAAGAAATTGAAGACGTTCCAGGTTACATTCAGGAAAAAACTGGTGGAGCCCATGGTGTCGTTGTAACAGCTGTTTCCAAAGTTGCCTTTAACCAAGCGATTGATAGCGTCCGTGCAGGAGGAACTGTTGTAGCTGTAGGCCTTCCATCAGAATATATGGAACTCTCTATCGTAAAAACAGTTCTAGATGGTATCAAAGTGATTGGATCACTTGTAGGAACACGTAAAGACTTGGAAGAAGCCTTTGCTTTTGGTGCAGAAGGTCTGGTTGTTCCAGTTGTTGAAAAAGTTCCAGTTGATACTGCTCCAGATGTCTTTGATGAAATGGAACGTGGCTTGATTCAAGGACGCAAAGTTTTGGATTTTACTCGCTAAGAAACTAAAGTATAATAGTATTATCTAGTAATGGCTTCGTTTGCTGGAGTAATTCTTAAATTGTACCATTAGCGGCATTCTTGAGTAAGAGAGCTTCTCTCTGCTTGAGAATGCTTTTTTTATTTTTTAGAAGTTTTAAAAATTGAGAATATATTATATAATGGAAAAAATAAAGAATAGGTAGGGTAGAGCGATGCCAATGATGTACCAATCAACACGAGATCAAGAGAATAAAGTGACGGCAAGTCAAGCTATTTTGCAAGGCTTAGCTGCAGATGGAGGTTTATTTACACCTGTTAGTTTCCCCAAATTAGCATTGTCATTTAACAAGCTTAAGGATGAAAGTTATCAATCCATTGCCAAGCTTGTGTTATCCGCTTTTTTTGATGATTTTACTGAAGATGAAATTGAGTACTGTATCAGCTCAGCATATGATAATAAATTTGACACCTCTCTTATTGCACCAGTAGTTTCTCTAACAGACTCTCATCACTTGGAATTGTTTCACGGAACAACGATTGCTTTCAAAGATATGGCTCTGTCTATTTTGCCTTATCTTTTAACCACTGCAGCTAAAAAGCAAAGTGTGGAACAGAAAATTGTGATTTTAACAGCTACTTCTGGAGATACAGGTAAGGCTGCTATGGCAGGTTTTGCAGATGTTCCTGGAACAGAAATTATTGTTTTTTACCCTCACGCAGGTGTTAGTAAGATTCAAGAATTGCAAATGACAACTCAAGTTGGAGGAAATACTCAAGTTGTTGCCATTGAGGGCAATTTTGATGATGCTCAAACAGATGTGAAACGTATGTTTAATGACCCTGTCTTGGCTCAGAAATTAGCAGCTCGCGGGATGCAGCTCTCATCTGCAAACTCCATGAATATTGGTCGTCTTATTCCACAAGTAGTCTATTATATTTATGCTTATGCTCAATTGGTTAAAGCTGGTCGGATTGAAGCAGGGCAGAACATTAATATTACGGTTCCTACTGGTAATTTTGGGAATATTTTAGCTGCTTATTATGCCAAGAAAATTGGTCTACCTGTAGCAAAATTTATTTGTGCTTCTAATGAGAACAAGGTCTTAACGGATTTCTTTACCAGTGGTATTTATGATAAAAAACGGTCCTTCAAAGTCACAACAAGTCCTTCGATGGATATTTTGGTGTCATCTAATTTAGAACGTCTTGTTTTCCATTTAGTAGGGGATAATGCTGAAAAGACCAAATGTTTAATGGGTGCTCTAACAAGAAATGGATCCTACGAATTAAAAGATAGTGATGAGACTATTTTTTCTCAGTTTGTTGCTGGTTTTGCCACAGAAGCAGAAACAGCGGCTGAAATTAAACGAGTATTTGAGTTAGACGATTATGTTATGGATCCTCATACTGCAGTTGCTTCGGCAGTTTACCAAAGTTATCGTCACGAGACAAGGGATGATACCCCCACACTCATTGCCTCAACAGCCAGTCCTTATAAATTCCCGAGTGTTGTAGTAGAAGCAATTACTGGAGAACCGGTCGCCGATGACTTTGAAGCAGTGAGTCAACTTAAGCAGCTTTCTCACGTAGTACAACCAAAAGCTGTGATAGGTTTGCAAAACGCAACGGTTCGGCACCGTCTGCTTGTGAAAACGGCAGATATGCAAACAGCTGTTGAAGATTATCTTGGTCTGTAAAACGGAGCCGACAAGGCTCCTTTAATTTGGAAATTATAAATGACATGATATATAATGGAAGAAAATTGCTTTCTTTGGCTTTGCCTTCAATGGCAGAAAATATTTTACAAATGGTAATGGGGATTGTTGATAACTACCTTGTCGCTCAAATTGGCCTAGTGGCAGTTTCAGGTGTTTCCATAGCCAATAATATTATTACTATTTATCAGGCTCTTTATATTGCTCTAGGAGCTGCTATATCTAGCTTGATTGCTCGAAGTATTGGAGAGCACAATCAAAACAAACAGTTAAATGATATCGCTGATGGCCTCCGACTAACCTTAGGGGTATCTATCTTTCTTGGGCTTTTCTCAGTCCTTGGTCACCGACAGATTTTAAAAGTGTTAGGAGCTAATGGTAGCCTAACCCTAATTGGAGGTCAGTATTTAGCGATTGTTGGCGGTATGATTGTGAGTTTAGGGTTTTTGACAATTTTAGGAGCTATTGTTCGTGCTCAAGGAAAACCTCGTATCCCTATGCAAGTTAGTTTTTTAATAAATATGCTGAATGCTGTTTTCTCTGCTTTATCTATCTACGTGTGGGGCTTCGGGCTTGCTGGGGTTGCCTGGGCAACTGTTCTATCTCGTTTAGTAGGTATACTTTTGCTTTGTCGCTTCGTTCCTATAAAAAGCGTTGTGAGACGATCTACGAGGCCTATAGATAAAACAATCTTTAATCTCTCCTTTCCTACTGCCGGTGAACGTTTGATGATGAGGGCGGGAGATGTTCTGATTACGATTATTATTGTACACTTTGGAACAACCGTTTTAGCAGGAAATGCAATTGGAGAAACACTAACTCAGTTTAATTACATGCCTGGACTTGCTATGTCAACGGCTACGGTCATTCTAGTCGCTGGTCAATTAGGAAGTGGAAAAGAAGCAGATATTAGATGTACGATTAGAGCATCATTTCTTTTATCAACTCTGATGATGCTCACCATGGGAATTCTAACATATTTGCTCGGTCCTCTCTTATTGAATATGTTCACTCAAAATCCTTATGCTCGTGACTCGGCCATGATTGTTCTTCTTTTTTCACTATTAGGAGCTCCCGCAACAGCGGGGACTTTAGTTTACACAGCTGCTTGGCAGGGGATTGGAAGACCTCAACTTCCTTTTTACGCAACCACTATAGGAATGTGGTTCATTCGTATTGTTCTTGGATATCTTCTAGGAGTTGTCTGCCAAATGGGATTGATGGGAGTTTGGGTAGCTACTGTTTTAGACAATTCTGCTAGATGGCTGATTTTATCGAGACAATTTAAGAAATATCAGAAGATTGCTTTTCACTAGAAGGCAATCTTTTTTAAAAAGATGCCTAAAAAAGCTTGCATTGAATGAGTGATTCTGTTATTATATTATGGTGCTGTAAAAAAACAGCTTTAGCTATGATACGAGAGGTTGCGACACACTCGGTTGCATTGCCACGCAACAGGTGTCGGTTTTCTCGAGGAGCTAGCCTATTATCGTAAATAGACGAGAGGAGAAAAGATGGCAAACAAAAAAATCCGTATCCGTTTGAAAGCGTACGAACACCGTACACTTGACACAGCGGCAGAAAAAATCGTTGAAACTGCAACACGTACAGGTGCTACTGTAGCTGGACCAGTTCCGCTTCCAACAGAACGTAGTCTTTACACAATTATTCGTGCGACTCACAAATACAAAGATTCTCGCGAACAATTTGAAATGCGTACACACAAACGTCTTATCGACATCGTGAACCCAACTCAAAAGACTGTTGACGCTCTTATGAAATTGGATCTTCCAAGTGGTGTTAACGTAGAAATCAAACTTTAATCTGATTTCTGAGCACAAAAAACGCTCGTAAAAAACTTTTTTGAGCATGAAAAACGCTCATAAAAAACTTTTTGAAATATTATTAAGAAAAGGAAATATTTTCTCATGACAAAAGGAATCTTAGGGAAAAAAGTGGGAATGACTCAAATCTTCACTGAAACTGGTGAATTTATCCCTGTTACTGTCATTGAAGCAACTCCAAACGTTGTGCTTCAAGTTAAAACTGTTGAAACAGACGGTTATGAAGCAGTTCAAGTTGGTTTTGATGACAAACGCGAAGTATTGAGCAACAAACCTGCCAAAGGCCATGTAGCAAAAGCTAACACAGCTCCTAAGCGCTTCATTCGTGAATTCAAAAACATTGAAGGCTTAGAAGTAGGATCAGAAATTACTGTTGATACATTCGTAGCTGGAGATGTTGTTGATGTAACTGGTACTTCAAAAGGTAAAGGTTTCCAAGGTGTTATCAAACGCCATGGTCAATCACGTGGTCCCATGGCTCACGGTTCTCGTTACCACCGTCGTCCAGGTTCAATGGGACCTGTTGCGCCAAACCGTGTTTTCAAAAACAAACGTTTGGCAGGACGTATGGGTGGCAACCGTGTGACAATTCAAAACCTTGAAATTGTACAAGTTATCCCAGAAAAGAACGTTATCCTTATCAAGGGTAACGTACCAGGTGCTAAGAAATCTCTTATCACTATCAAATCAGCAGTTAAAGCTGCTAAATAATAAGAAAGGAGAAAACAGTTAAAATGGCAAACGTAAAACTATTTGACCAAACTGGTAAAGAAGTTAGCTCAGTTGAATTGAACGATGCTATCTTCGGTATCGAACCAAACGAATCAGTTGTTTTTGATGTTGTAATTAGCCAACGCGCTAGCCTTCGCCAAGGTACTCATGCGGTTAAAAACCGTTCAGCAGTATCAGGTGGTGGACGTAAACCATGGCGTCAAAAAGGAACTGGACGTGCTCGTCAAGGTTCTATCCGCTCACCACAATGGCGCGGTGGTGGTGTTGTCTTTGGACCAACTCCACGTTCATACGGATACAAACTTCCACAAAAAGTTCGTCGCCTTGCTTTGAAATCAGTTTACTCAGCAAAAGTTGCTGAAGATAAATTTGTAGCTGTAGAAGGCCTTTCATTTGCAGCTCCAAAAACTGCTGAATTTGCGAAAGTGCTTTCAGCTCTTGGCATTGATACAAAAGTGCTTGTTCTTGTTGAAGAAGGAAACGAATTTGCAGCGCTTTCTGCACGTAACCTTCCAGACGTAACAGTTGCAACTGCAGCAACTGCAAGTGTTCTTGATATCGTGAACGCAGACAAACTTCTTGTTACTAAAGAAGCAATCTCTGCAATTGAGGAGGTTCTTGCATAATGAATTTGTACGACGTAATCAAAAAACCAGTTATCACTGAGAAGTCAATGATTGCTCTTGAAGCAGGCAAATACACTTTCGAAGTTGATACTCGTGCACACAAACTTTTGATCAAACAAGCTGTTGAAGCTGCCTTTGACGGAGTTAAAGTTGCAAGTGTAAACACTGTTAACGTTAAACCAAAAGCAAAACGCGTTGGCCGTTACACAGGTTTCACTTCAAAAACTAAAAAAGCTATCATCACTCTTACAGCTGATTCTAAAGCAATCGAGTTGTTCGCAGCTGAAGCTGAATAATCTAAGGAGGAAATAACGTGGGTATTAAAGTTTATAAACCAACGACAAATGGCCGTCGTAACATGACTTCTTTGGATTTCGCGGAAATCACAACAAGCACACCAGAGAAATCATTGCTTGTTTCTCTTAAGAGCAAAGCTGGTCGTAACAACAATGGTCGCATCACAGTTCGTCACCAAGGTGGTGGACACAAACGTCATTACCGTTTGATCGACTTCAAACGTAACAAAGATGGCGTTGAAGCAGTTGTTAAAACAATCGAATACGATCCAAACCGTACTGCAAACATTGCACTCGTACACTACACTGACGGTGTTAAAACTTACATCATTGCACCTAAAGGTCTTGAAGTAGGTCAACGTATTGTTTCTGGTCCAGATGCAGACATCAAAGTTGGTAATGCACTTCCATTAGCAAATATTCCTGTCGGTACAGTTGTTCACAACATTGAGTTGAAACCTGGTAAAGGTGGAGAACTTGTTCGTGCAGCTGGTGCTTCTGCTCAAGTACTTGGTCAAGAAGGTAAATATGTTCTTGTTCGTCTTCAATCAGGCGAAGTTCGTATGATTCTTGGTACATGCCGTGCAACTATCGGTACTGTTGGTAACGAACAACAATCACTTGTTAACATTGGTAAAGCAGGACGTAGCCGTTGGAAAGGTATCCGCCCAACAGTTCGTGGTTCTGTAATGAACCCTAACGATCACCCACACGGTGGTGGTGAAGGTAAAGCACCGGTTGGACGTAAAGCGCCATCAACTCCATGGGGTAAACCAGCGCTTGGTCTTAAAACTCGTAACAAGAAAGCTAAATCAGACAAACTTATCGTTCGTCGTCGTAACGAAAAATAATTTTAGTAAGTCACTTAAAACTTGCTGAACTAGCGTTACAATAGCTTTGCTATTTATTCCGCCAACTCGGTAGAGTTTAGAGTCTGGCTCTTGAGCTCAAGCCGCTGTGGTACATTATTTAAAGGAGAAAACTACAAAATGGGACGTAGTCTTAAAAAAGGACCTTTCGTCGATGAGCATTTGATGAAAAAAGTTGAAGCTCAAGCAAACGATGAAAAGAAAAAAGTAATCAAAACTTGGTCACGTCGTTCAACGATTTTCCCAAGTTTCATCGGATATACGATCGCAGTTTATGATGGACGTAAACATGTACCTGTTTACATCCAAGAAGACATGGTAGGTCACAAGCTTGGTGAATTTGCACCAACTCGTACCTACAAAGGTCACGCAGCTGACGACAAGAAAACACGTCGTTAATAGGAGGAGGACACAATGGCAGAAATTACTTCAGCTAAAGCAATGGCTCGTACAGTGCGTGTTTCACCTCGTAAAACACGTTTAGTACTTGATCTTATCCGTGGTAAGAAAGTTGCTGACGCAATCGCAATCTTAAAATTCACTCCAAACAAAGCAGCTCGTGTTATTGAGAAAACTCTTAACTCAGCAATTGCTAATGCAGAAAACAACTTTGGTTTGGAAAAAGCTAACTTGGTAGTATCTGAAACATTCGCTAACGAAGGACCAACAATGAAACGTTTCCGTCCACGTGCGAAAGGTTCAGCTTCACCAATCAACAAACGTACAACTCACGTAACAGTAGTTGTATCAGAAAAATAAGGAGGTAAAATCGTGGGTCAAAAAGTACATCCAATTGGTATGCGTGTCGGTATCATCCGTGACTGGGATGCGAAATGGTATGCTGAAAAAGAATACGCGGATTACCTTCATGAAGATCTTGCAATCCGTAAATTCATTAACAAAGAATTGGCAGAAGCTTCAGTTTCAACAATCGAAATTGAACGCGCTATAAACAAAGTTATTGTTTCACTTCACACTGCAAAACCTGGTATGGTTATCGGTAAAGGTGGCGCAAACGTTGACGCACTTCGCGCTCAACTTAACAAATTAACTGGAAAACAAGTACACATCAATATCATCGAAATCAAACAACCTGATCTTGATGCTCACCTTGTTGGTGAAAACATTGCTCGTCAACTTGAGCAACGTGTTGCTTTCCGTCGTGCTCAAAAACAAGCTATCCAACGTACAATGCGTGCTGGAGCTAAAGGGATTAAAACTCAAGTTTCAGGTCGTTTGAACGGTGCTGATATCGCTCGTGCAGAAGGTTACTCAGAAGGAACTGTTCCTCTTCATACCCTTCGTGCGGATATCGATTACGCTTGGGAAGAAGCAGATACTACATACGGTAAACTTGGTGTTAAAGTTTGGATCTATCGTGGTGAAGTTCTTCCAGCTCGCAAAAACACTAAAGGAGGCAAATAACAAATGTTAGTACCTAAACGTGTTAAACACCGTCGTGAGTTCCGTGGGAAAATGCGTGGTGAAGCAAAAGGTGGAAAAACTGTAGATTTTGGTGAATACGGTCTTCAAGCTGCAACTAGCTCATGGATCACTAACCGTCAAATCGAAGCTGCTCGTATCGCGATGACTCGTTACATGAAACGTGGCGGTAAAGTTTGGATTAAAATTTTCCCTCACAAATCTTACACAGCGAAAGCTATCGGGGTTCGTATGGGTTCTGGTAAAGGGGCACCTGAAGGTTGGGTAGCACCAGTTAAACGTGGTAAAGTAATGTTTGAAATCGCAGGTGTTTCTGAAGAAATCGCTCGCGAAGCACTTCGTCTTGCTAGCCACAAATTACCAGTTAAATGTAAATTCGTAAAACGTGAAGCAGAATAAGGAGAAGACATGAAACTTGAAGAAATCAAAAAGTTTGTTGCTGAGCTTCGTGGCTTGTCTCAAGAAGAGCTTGCTAAAAAAGAAAACGAACTCAAGAAAGAACTTTTCGACCTTCGTTTTCAAGCTGCAGCAGGTCAACTTGATCAAACTGCTCGTTTGAACGAAGTTAAAAAACAAATTGCACGTGTTAAAACTGTGCAATCTGAAATGAAATAATAGATTGGGAAAGGAGAAATTCTAATAATGGAACGTAATCAACGTA
Coding sequences within it:
- the thrC gene encoding threonine synthase codes for the protein MPMMYQSTRDQENKVTASQAILQGLAADGGLFTPVSFPKLALSFNKLKDESYQSIAKLVLSAFFDDFTEDEIEYCISSAYDNKFDTSLIAPVVSLTDSHHLELFHGTTIAFKDMALSILPYLLTTAAKKQSVEQKIVILTATSGDTGKAAMAGFADVPGTEIIVFYPHAGVSKIQELQMTTQVGGNTQVVAIEGNFDDAQTDVKRMFNDPVLAQKLAARGMQLSSANSMNIGRLIPQVVYYIYAYAQLVKAGRIEAGQNINITVPTGNFGNILAAYYAKKIGLPVAKFICASNENKVLTDFFTSGIYDKKRSFKVTTSPSMDILVSSNLERLVFHLVGDNAEKTKCLMGALTRNGSYELKDSDETIFSQFVAGFATEAETAAEIKRVFELDDYVMDPHTAVASAVYQSYRHETRDDTPTLIASTASPYKFPSVVVEAITGEPVADDFEAVSQLKQLSHVVQPKAVIGLQNATVRHRLLVKTADMQTAVEDYLGL
- the rpsC gene encoding 30S ribosomal protein S3, whose translation is MGQKVHPIGMRVGIIRDWDAKWYAEKEYADYLHEDLAIRKFINKELAEASVSTIEIERAINKVIVSLHTAKPGMVIGKGGANVDALRAQLNKLTGKQVHINIIEIKQPDLDAHLVGENIARQLEQRVAFRRAQKQAIQRTMRAGAKGIKTQVSGRLNGADIARAEGYSEGTVPLHTLRADIDYAWEEADTTYGKLGVKVWIYRGEVLPARKNTKGGK
- the rpsJ gene encoding 30S ribosomal protein S10, producing the protein MANKKIRIRLKAYEHRTLDTAAEKIVETATRTGATVAGPVPLPTERSLYTIIRATHKYKDSREQFEMRTHKRLIDIVNPTQKTVDALMKLDLPSGVNVEIKL
- the rplC gene encoding 50S ribosomal protein L3, giving the protein MTKGILGKKVGMTQIFTETGEFIPVTVIEATPNVVLQVKTVETDGYEAVQVGFDDKREVLSNKPAKGHVAKANTAPKRFIREFKNIEGLEVGSEITVDTFVAGDVVDVTGTSKGKGFQGVIKRHGQSRGPMAHGSRYHRRPGSMGPVAPNRVFKNKRLAGRMGGNRVTIQNLEIVQVIPEKNVILIKGNVPGAKKSLITIKSAVKAAK
- the adhP gene encoding alcohol dehydrogenase AdhP produces the protein MKAVVVNEASTGVEVVDHEMPSIGHGEALVKVEYCGVCHTDLHVAHGDFGQVPGRILGHEGIGIVEEIGEGVTSLQVGDRVSIAWFFEGCGHCEYCTTGRETLCRSVKNAGYSVDGGMSEYAVVTADYAVKVPKGLDPAQASSITCAGVTTYKAIKEAGAAPGQWIVIFGAGGLGNLAVQYAKKVFNAHVVAVDINNDKLELAKEVGADIVVNGKEIEDVPGYIQEKTGGAHGVVVTAVSKVAFNQAIDSVRAGGTVVAVGLPSEYMELSIVKTVLDGIKVIGSLVGTRKDLEEAFAFGAEGLVVPVVEKVPVDTAPDVFDEMERGLIQGRKVLDFTR
- the rplD gene encoding 50S ribosomal protein L4; this translates as MANVKLFDQTGKEVSSVELNDAIFGIEPNESVVFDVVISQRASLRQGTHAVKNRSAVSGGGRKPWRQKGTGRARQGSIRSPQWRGGGVVFGPTPRSYGYKLPQKVRRLALKSVYSAKVAEDKFVAVEGLSFAAPKTAEFAKVLSALGIDTKVLVLVEEGNEFAALSARNLPDVTVATAATASVLDIVNADKLLVTKEAISAIEEVLA
- the rplP gene encoding 50S ribosomal protein L16; this translates as MLVPKRVKHRREFRGKMRGEAKGGKTVDFGEYGLQAATSSWITNRQIEAARIAMTRYMKRGGKVWIKIFPHKSYTAKAIGVRMGSGKGAPEGWVAPVKRGKVMFEIAGVSEEIAREALRLASHKLPVKCKFVKREAE
- the rplB gene encoding 50S ribosomal protein L2, with product MGIKVYKPTTNGRRNMTSLDFAEITTSTPEKSLLVSLKSKAGRNNNGRITVRHQGGGHKRHYRLIDFKRNKDGVEAVVKTIEYDPNRTANIALVHYTDGVKTYIIAPKGLEVGQRIVSGPDADIKVGNALPLANIPVGTVVHNIELKPGKGGELVRAAGASAQVLGQEGKYVLVRLQSGEVRMILGTCRATIGTVGNEQQSLVNIGKAGRSRWKGIRPTVRGSVMNPNDHPHGGGEGKAPVGRKAPSTPWGKPALGLKTRNKKAKSDKLIVRRRNEK
- the rpmC gene encoding 50S ribosomal protein L29, translated to MKLEEIKKFVAELRGLSQEELAKKENELKKELFDLRFQAAAGQLDQTARLNEVKKQIARVKTVQSEMK
- the rplV gene encoding 50S ribosomal protein L22, which translates into the protein MAEITSAKAMARTVRVSPRKTRLVLDLIRGKKVADAIAILKFTPNKAARVIEKTLNSAIANAENNFGLEKANLVVSETFANEGPTMKRFRPRAKGSASPINKRTTHVTVVVSEK
- a CDS encoding MATE family efflux transporter, which codes for MIYNGRKLLSLALPSMAENILQMVMGIVDNYLVAQIGLVAVSGVSIANNIITIYQALYIALGAAISSLIARSIGEHNQNKQLNDIADGLRLTLGVSIFLGLFSVLGHRQILKVLGANGSLTLIGGQYLAIVGGMIVSLGFLTILGAIVRAQGKPRIPMQVSFLINMLNAVFSALSIYVWGFGLAGVAWATVLSRLVGILLLCRFVPIKSVVRRSTRPIDKTIFNLSFPTAGERLMMRAGDVLITIIIVHFGTTVLAGNAIGETLTQFNYMPGLAMSTATVILVAGQLGSGKEADIRCTIRASFLLSTLMMLTMGILTYLLGPLLLNMFTQNPYARDSAMIVLLFSLLGAPATAGTLVYTAAWQGIGRPQLPFYATTIGMWFIRIVLGYLLGVVCQMGLMGVWVATVLDNSARWLILSRQFKKYQKIAFH
- the rpsS gene encoding 30S ribosomal protein S19, which translates into the protein MGRSLKKGPFVDEHLMKKVEAQANDEKKKVIKTWSRRSTIFPSFIGYTIAVYDGRKHVPVYIQEDMVGHKLGEFAPTRTYKGHAADDKKTRR
- a CDS encoding 50S ribosomal protein L23, with translation MNLYDVIKKPVITEKSMIALEAGKYTFEVDTRAHKLLIKQAVEAAFDGVKVASVNTVNVKPKAKRVGRYTGFTSKTKKAIITLTADSKAIELFAAEAE